One Synechococcus sp. CC9605 genomic window carries:
- a CDS encoding DUF3750 domain-containing protein translates to MHKEASLVRVELRAAKIPSFPGIFADHYWLLVFHAGEDNKLQKCDRWEIWQHAHCNDSSWGHLHKNLLDPYQGVGNGPSQLIQKWIDEEAVSIIKKIESSPETYPFTNKYRYWPGPNSNTFAQWIVQGKAILRSRAIGRNFPVPEKYQAKTY, encoded by the coding sequence TTGCATAAGGAGGCAAGCTTGGTCAGAGTCGAGCTTCGCGCCGCAAAAATCCCCAGCTTTCCAGGAATCTTTGCTGACCACTATTGGCTACTGGTATTTCATGCCGGTGAGGACAACAAGCTTCAGAAATGTGATAGATGGGAGATATGGCAACATGCCCACTGCAACGATTCAAGCTGGGGCCACCTTCATAAGAATCTTCTGGATCCCTACCAAGGCGTTGGCAACGGGCCATCACAATTAATTCAAAAATGGATAGATGAAGAGGCTGTCTCAATAATCAAGAAAATTGAATCCTCTCCAGAAACCTATCCATTCACCAATAAGTACAGATACTGGCCTGGCCCGAACAGCAATACATTCGCCCAATGGATCGTCCAAGGCAAGGCAATTCTCCGCTCAAGAGCAATAGGCAGAAACTTTCCAGTGCCAGAAAAATATCAAGCCAAGACGTACTGA